From Butyricimonas paravirosa, one genomic window encodes:
- a CDS encoding phosphatase PAP2 family protein, with protein sequence MKRIVLCIIGICSFAFLSAQNLVEEDSLRVPATSNFSKRLDRFSSSRLYQMTYIGVPLVVGGLIVKSEDDHFRGLRDTYLPQFDRHLDDYLQYTPAAVMLGMKVAGVQSRSSWDRMLVSDAFSILLMGGVVNSLKQTTHVERPDGSNKHSFPSGHTATAFMTATMFNKEYGHKSPWVGIGAYGVATATGLMRMANNKHWLSDVLTGAGIGILSTEVGYYLADLIFKEKGINRFANEDMFDRMGKPSFVSLYLGLNIPLSGYDIDEQTEFRTSSGSSAGVEGAYFFNPYVGIGGRFTVSNTSIIVNKDRAENNTFDALSLCGGSYFSYPLSSRWLIGSKLLGGYVHYPQLKLTDRLVPARNGFCFGSGISLTFKAKEYCGVRFFFDYNLLPSHSKNSNEYMNTLTLGTSFMITF encoded by the coding sequence ATGAAAAGGATTGTACTATGTATCATTGGCATTTGTAGCTTTGCTTTCTTATCGGCTCAAAATTTAGTAGAAGAGGATAGTTTGCGTGTTCCTGCGACAAGTAACTTTAGTAAAAGGCTTGACAGGTTCTCATCTTCCCGGCTTTACCAAATGACGTATATCGGTGTGCCGTTAGTGGTTGGTGGCTTGATCGTGAAAAGTGAAGACGACCATTTTCGGGGTTTGCGCGATACTTATCTGCCGCAGTTTGATCGACATTTGGATGATTATCTACAATATACTCCTGCCGCGGTAATGCTTGGCATGAAAGTGGCAGGAGTACAAAGTCGTAGCTCATGGGACAGGATGCTGGTTTCCGATGCCTTTTCTATTCTTCTTATGGGGGGAGTCGTAAATTCATTGAAGCAAACAACTCATGTTGAACGTCCGGACGGGTCAAATAAACACTCTTTTCCCTCCGGGCATACCGCTACGGCATTTATGACTGCCACCATGTTTAATAAGGAATACGGGCATAAGAGTCCGTGGGTTGGTATCGGGGCATACGGTGTTGCTACTGCTACCGGATTGATGCGGATGGCAAACAACAAACATTGGTTGAGTGATGTCTTGACCGGGGCGGGTATTGGTATACTTTCAACAGAGGTAGGTTATTATCTAGCGGATTTGATATTCAAGGAAAAAGGAATTAATCGTTTTGCAAATGAAGATATGTTCGATCGCATGGGTAAGCCTTCTTTCGTGAGTCTGTATCTCGGTTTGAATATCCCGTTAAGTGGGTACGATATTGACGAGCAAACGGAGTTCCGTACTTCATCGGGTAGTTCGGCTGGTGTGGAGGGGGCATATTTCTTCAACCCGTACGTGGGTATTGGTGGGCGCTTCACGGTCTCCAATACATCAATAATAGTCAATAAAGATCGGGCGGAGAATAACACGTTCGATGCTTTATCGCTTTGTGGGGGAAGTTATTTTTCATATCCGTTATCTTCACGATGGTTGATAGGCAGTAAACTTTTGGGAGGATATGTACATTATCCGCAATTGAAACTCACCGACCGATTGGTTCCCGCGAGAAACGGGTTTTGTTTCGGAAGTGGTATTTCGTTGACATTCAAAGCAAAGGAATATTGTGGAGTCCGTTTTTTCTTCGATTATAATTTACTTCCGTCGCATAGTAAAAATAGTAATGAATACATGAATACGCTTACTTTGGGGACATCATTCATGATCACCTTTTAA
- a CDS encoding flavin reductase, whose amino-acid sequence MDGRNLLKTVSSFALLTMLSCSSTVKENTDQPNIMEVEKKNLGKLLALYPKPMTVVGTKVEGKVNWLVVGHTGVIGHDRILVSMSKQHYSNQGIKQSKKLSINLVSREMLPKADYVGSVSGKTVDKSSVFAYHIGENGTPVIDVSPLTMECNVVDIYETEGFDNFICTVVNTYATPDVLDHNGKLDYTRLKPVLFEFPTYSYLATGEVIGKCLNLDEEPGMCAKQPMAADGIVRLSKIEVYPEYLDEYMKYATEVGEVSLRTEPGVLTMYAVSEKENPCMVTILETYASQKAYELHITSKHFQKYKQGTLHMVKRLTLSDQTPLNPANQINNFIQ is encoded by the coding sequence ATGGATGGGAGAAACCTTTTGAAAACAGTATCGAGTTTTGCGCTGCTTACCATGTTGTCATGCAGCTCGACAGTGAAAGAGAATACTGACCAGCCCAATATAATGGAAGTGGAAAAGAAAAATCTCGGCAAACTGTTGGCTCTCTATCCGAAGCCGATGACAGTTGTTGGTACGAAGGTGGAAGGAAAGGTGAATTGGCTTGTTGTCGGACATACGGGTGTTATCGGTCATGATCGCATACTCGTCAGTATGAGTAAACAACATTATTCCAATCAGGGAATTAAGCAATCGAAAAAACTCTCCATTAATCTCGTTAGCCGGGAGATGCTGCCTAAAGCGGATTATGTGGGTAGTGTGAGCGGGAAGACGGTTGATAAATCGAGCGTGTTCGCTTATCATATCGGGGAGAATGGTACGCCTGTGATTGACGTGTCGCCTTTGACAATGGAGTGTAATGTGGTGGATATTTACGAAACCGAGGGGTTTGATAATTTCATCTGCACCGTGGTTAATACCTATGCGACTCCCGATGTACTTGATCATAACGGTAAACTCGACTATACCCGGTTAAAGCCTGTGTTGTTTGAATTTCCGACTTACTCTTACCTTGCCACGGGGGAGGTGATCGGGAAGTGTCTGAATCTGGATGAGGAACCCGGTATGTGTGCGAAACAACCGATGGCGGCCGATGGTATTGTGCGCCTGTCGAAAATAGAGGTTTATCCGGAGTATCTTGACGAGTATATGAAATACGCGACGGAAGTGGGCGAAGTTTCCCTGCGCACTGAACCGGGGGTGTTGACTATGTATGCTGTTAGCGAAAAAGAGAATCCCTGTATGGTAACGATTCTCGAAACCTATGCCAGTCAAAAGGCTTACGAGTTACATATCACATCGAAACATTTTCAAAAGTACAAACAGGGAACGTTGCACATGGTTAAGAGACTGACGCTTTCTGACCAGACGCCCCTTAATCCTGCAAATCAAATTAATAACTTCATTCAATAA
- a CDS encoding carboxymuconolactone decarboxylase family protein → MNKFLLFSVFSILTFNVMAQEKIVQTAGRNQLGEFAPKFAELNDDVLFGEVWSRTDKLGLRDRSLVTITSLISQGITDSSLVFHLQSAKKNGISRTEIAEIITHIGFYAGWPKAWAAFNLAKGVWAEDSTGNDAKAAFQREMIFPIGEPNTAYAKYFIGNSYLAPVSREQVAISNVTFEPRCRNNWHIHRATKGGGQMLIGVAGRGWYQEEGKAPVEILPGTVIHIPANVKHWHGAAADSWFAHLAFEVPGEKTSNEWLEPVMDEEYNKLEQTK, encoded by the coding sequence ATGAATAAATTTCTCTTATTTTCAGTATTCAGTATTTTAACATTCAATGTTATGGCACAAGAAAAGATCGTACAGACGGCTGGGCGTAATCAACTCGGAGAGTTTGCCCCTAAATTTGCGGAACTTAATGATGATGTACTTTTTGGTGAAGTTTGGAGCCGCACGGATAAACTGGGTCTGCGTGACCGCAGTCTAGTAACCATTACCTCCCTCATTAGTCAAGGTATTACGGATAGTTCGCTTGTTTTTCACCTTCAGTCGGCAAAAAAGAACGGAATCTCTCGTACTGAAATTGCCGAGATTATCACCCATATAGGATTTTATGCCGGTTGGCCGAAGGCGTGGGCTGCATTTAATTTGGCCAAGGGAGTGTGGGCAGAAGATTCGACAGGTAATGATGCTAAAGCTGCTTTCCAACGTGAAATGATTTTTCCTATCGGCGAGCCGAATACGGCATACGCGAAGTATTTTATTGGTAATAGCTACCTCGCCCCGGTTTCTCGTGAGCAAGTTGCGATTTCCAATGTTACGTTTGAACCGCGTTGTCGCAATAATTGGCACATCCATCGTGCAACGAAAGGTGGCGGGCAAATGCTTATCGGTGTTGCCGGACGGGGTTGGTATCAAGAAGAGGGTAAGGCTCCCGTGGAGATTCTGCCCGGTACGGTCATCCATATTCCCGCGAACGTGAAACATTGGCACGGGGCTGCCGCTGATAGTTGGTTTGCTCATTTGGCTTTCGAGGTTCCCGGAGAGAAAACCTCCAACGAATGGCTCGAACCGGTTATGGATGAAGAGTACAACAAGCTCGAACAGACCAAATAA
- a CDS encoding aldo/keto reductase: MDFKELNNGVRMPMQGFGVFQVPDATECERVVTDALATGYRLIDTASVYGNERAVGAAIRNSGILREELFITTKAWISEMGYERTLRSFDVSLARLGLDYLDLYLIHMPLGDYYGAWRAMEELYSAGRVRAIGVCNFEPDRLLDLCHNVRVIPAVNQIEMHPYTRQSEAVRIMGELGVQMEAWGPLAEGRNGLFTDEILTGIGRKYGKSAAQVVLRWHLQRGVVAIPKSVHRTRMEENFNIGDFTLSVEDMAAIDAMDTGCSTILDLHAPAEVERLYNIECQA; the protein is encoded by the coding sequence ATGGATTTCAAGGAATTGAATAACGGGGTGAGGATGCCGATGCAAGGTTTCGGTGTCTTCCAAGTACCCGATGCAACCGAGTGCGAGAGAGTCGTTACCGATGCTCTCGCTACCGGTTACCGGCTTATCGACACGGCGTCGGTATATGGAAATGAACGGGCTGTCGGGGCGGCTATTCGCAACAGTGGTATTTTGCGGGAAGAGTTGTTTATTACAACCAAAGCGTGGATTTCGGAGATGGGATACGAACGGACGTTACGGTCATTTGATGTTTCGTTAGCCCGTTTAGGTTTGGATTATCTTGATCTTTATCTGATACATATGCCTTTGGGGGATTATTACGGGGCGTGGCGGGCAATGGAAGAACTTTATTCGGCGGGCCGTGTACGAGCCATCGGGGTTTGTAATTTCGAACCGGATCGATTGTTGGATTTGTGTCACAACGTACGTGTTATCCCGGCAGTCAATCAAATTGAAATGCACCCTTATACCCGGCAAAGTGAGGCGGTGCGGATCATGGGGGAACTTGGCGTACAGATGGAGGCATGGGGACCTTTGGCCGAAGGACGGAACGGGTTGTTTACCGATGAAATATTGACCGGAATCGGTCGTAAATATGGTAAATCGGCAGCACAGGTCGTACTGCGTTGGCATTTGCAACGCGGTGTTGTTGCCATCCCGAAGTCGGTACATCGGACTCGGATGGAGGAGAATTTCAATATCGGAGATTTCACTTTGTCGGTGGAGGATATGGCGGCAATTGATGCCATGGATACGGGATGCAGCACGATTCTTGATTTGCACGCCCCGGCCGAAGTGGAACGACTCTATAATATTGAATGCCAAGCATAA
- a CDS encoding sugar O-acetyltransferase translates to MTTKEFKEYVKMRKALNTEEIHRFMDAMSNEARRITFLLNTAYRTPDEVRGLLSELFGYQVPSSLRVFPPFYADFGKNITVGENVFINACCHFQDHGGVTIGDGCQIGHNVVFATLNHGLAPEDRKTTYPAPIVLGKNVWVGSNATILQGVTIGDNAVIGAGAVVTKDVAANAIVGGVPARFIKMIDG, encoded by the coding sequence ATGACAACGAAGGAATTTAAAGAGTATGTAAAGATGCGTAAGGCGCTTAATACAGAGGAAATACATCGTTTTATGGATGCCATGAGTAACGAGGCGAGACGGATCACATTCCTGTTGAATACGGCATACCGTACACCGGACGAAGTACGTGGGTTGCTTTCCGAATTGTTTGGTTATCAAGTGCCGTCGTCCCTTCGGGTATTTCCTCCGTTTTATGCGGATTTTGGAAAGAATATTACTGTTGGGGAGAACGTATTTATTAATGCCTGTTGTCATTTTCAAGATCATGGCGGGGTGACCATTGGCGATGGATGCCAAATTGGGCATAATGTTGTTTTCGCCACGCTCAACCACGGGTTAGCCCCGGAAGATCGTAAAACGACTTATCCGGCTCCTATTGTGTTGGGTAAAAATGTGTGGGTAGGTTCCAACGCAACAATTCTTCAAGGAGTAACCATTGGTGACAATGCTGTTATCGGTGCGGGTGCGGTCGTTACGAAAGATGTGGCGGCGAATGCGATTGTTGGCGGTGTTCCTGCACGTTTTATCAAAATGATAGACGGGTGA
- a CDS encoding winged helix DNA-binding domain-containing protein, whose product MITDIRLRSQQLVNPAFNDPKELVAWMGALQGQEYSMAKWAVGLRLKKPDIRKVEAALEKGEILRTHVLRPTWHLVVAEDIRWMLKLSARRVKLAYDSYWKNHGISEELYIKSLEVIVRALEGNRYLTRQEIGEELNRAGVIVGDDLVGYFLGRAEVDSIICNGVDKGNKRTYALLDERVPPMKELHKEEALAKLAIKYFRSHSPASLQDFIWWSGLSITEAKQAVGLIDAELITERIGETDWLIHHSCTRNARAKRVIHLLPSYDEYLISYKDRSMALAPEYYRKAFNTFGIFYPVILHNGKIVGNWNKAAKKKQFGVESSFFIPGIEVDEGELDKAKERFRVFNNEGND is encoded by the coding sequence ATGATTACAGATATTCGTTTGAGAAGTCAGCAGTTGGTGAATCCGGCTTTTAATGATCCCAAGGAACTTGTAGCATGGATGGGTGCTTTGCAGGGGCAGGAGTATAGTATGGCGAAGTGGGCCGTGGGGTTACGGTTGAAGAAACCGGACATCCGGAAGGTGGAGGCGGCTTTGGAGAAGGGGGAGATATTGCGGACTCACGTGTTGCGCCCGACTTGGCATCTGGTGGTGGCGGAGGATATTCGATGGATGTTGAAGTTGTCGGCCAGACGGGTGAAGTTGGCGTACGATTCGTATTGGAAAAATCATGGAATATCGGAAGAGTTGTATATCAAAAGTCTTGAAGTGATCGTGAGGGCTTTGGAGGGGAATCGCTACTTGACCCGACAGGAGATTGGTGAGGAGTTGAACCGAGCGGGTGTTATCGTGGGGGATGATCTGGTCGGGTATTTTCTGGGAAGGGCGGAAGTTGACAGTATCATCTGTAATGGCGTGGATAAGGGAAATAAACGTACGTATGCTTTGCTGGATGAACGGGTGCCCCCGATGAAAGAGTTACACAAGGAAGAGGCTTTAGCAAAATTGGCAATCAAATATTTCAGAAGTCATTCCCCTGCCAGTTTGCAGGATTTTATCTGGTGGTCGGGGTTATCTATAACGGAGGCAAAACAGGCGGTCGGGTTGATTGATGCGGAACTGATTACGGAGAGAATCGGGGAGACGGACTGGTTAATCCATCATTCATGTACAAGGAATGCACGGGCGAAACGGGTTATACATTTGTTGCCCTCGTATGATGAATATCTTATTAGTTATAAAGATCGTTCGATGGCATTAGCGCCGGAATATTATAGGAAGGCTTTTAATACTTTTGGAATTTTCTACCCGGTGATTTTGCATAACGGGAAGATTGTCGGGAATTGGAATAAGGCAGCCAAGAAGAAACAATTCGGGGTAGAATCTTCTTTCTTTATACCGGGTATTGAGGTCGATGAGGGAGAGTTGGATAAGGCAAAAGAAAGGTTTAGAGTGTTTAATAACGAGGGGAATGACTGA
- a CDS encoding RNA polymerase sigma-70 factor, which yields MERVQDNKQSSLVFEQLFKQHYRTLCFHAMSLVNDLDASKDIVHDVFLSLWYHRASIDFTRPIFPYLFSLTRNRALNYLEHKKIQNNHVRQHLADDPTYTLSDDSAREELLERILARIELLPERCSQVMKLSFIECKKYKEIAEELNISVNTVKTHITTGLKTLRDEFPASLLLLLFSHPHRHFD from the coding sequence ATGGAACGTGTGCAAGACAATAAACAAAGTAGCCTCGTGTTTGAACAATTATTCAAGCAACACTATCGTACCCTCTGTTTCCATGCCATGAGCTTGGTAAACGATCTGGATGCCTCCAAAGACATTGTACACGACGTGTTCCTCAGTTTATGGTATCACCGGGCCTCCATTGATTTCACCCGCCCCATATTTCCCTACCTGTTCAGCCTCACCCGTAACCGGGCGTTGAACTATTTGGAACATAAAAAAATCCAGAATAATCACGTGCGTCAACACCTTGCCGACGACCCGACTTACACGCTATCGGATGATTCCGCCCGGGAAGAATTGTTGGAACGCATTCTGGCCCGCATCGAACTCCTCCCCGAACGTTGCTCGCAAGTGATGAAACTCAGTTTTATCGAATGTAAAAAGTATAAAGAAATTGCCGAAGAATTAAATATTTCGGTGAATACCGTGAAAACTCACATCACGACAGGCCTAAAAACCTTACGGGACGAATTTCCCGCTTCTCTCCTGTTGCTTCTGTTCTCACATCCGCACCGGCATTTCGACTGA
- a CDS encoding putative transporter, translating into MEWLSSLLTEHSVIQAVIVVSLVSAVGLALGKISMWGVSLGVTFVFFVGIMAGHFGLSIDPQMLNYAESFGLIIFVYALGVQVGPGFFSSLGKGGLKLNMLAMLVVLLGIVMTLGFHWSTGVSLPDMVGILSGAVTNTPALGAAQQTLKQLNDPAIQQSDLALGCAVAYPLGVVGVILAIIFVRKLFASSIFFKKSDEDSHKKTVVMGFLVSNPGVSGKTIQEIARQSSKKFVVSRLWRDEKVIIPASDTVVREGDCLLMITTEGDVEALTMLIGKRDTRDWNKEDIDWDAIDSQLVSHRIVITRPEINGKRLGALRLRNQYGINITRIYRAGIVLLPTPDLTLQLGDRLTVVGEESAIAKVENVVGNAVKDLDEPNLVAVFIGMVLGLLLGSIPLTIPGISFPVKLGLAGGPIVMGILVGAFGPRIHMVTYTTISANLMLRALGLSMYLACLGLDAGTHFFETVFRPEGALWVGLGFAITVIPVILVAAVSIKWMKIDFGSVAGMLCGSMSNPMALNYVNSTVDSDTPSVAYATVYPLTMFVRVIMAQVILMLFL; encoded by the coding sequence ATGGAATGGTTGAGTAGTTTATTAACAGAACATTCAGTGATTCAGGCAGTAATCGTGGTTTCACTGGTGTCTGCGGTGGGGCTGGCTTTAGGAAAAATCAGCATGTGGGGCGTGTCGTTGGGAGTAACTTTCGTGTTTTTCGTGGGCATCATGGCAGGACATTTCGGGTTGTCGATCGATCCGCAGATGTTGAATTACGCGGAGAGTTTCGGGTTGATTATTTTCGTGTATGCCTTGGGGGTACAGGTGGGACCCGGTTTTTTCTCTTCCTTGGGAAAGGGAGGGCTGAAATTGAATATGCTGGCCATGTTGGTGGTTTTGTTGGGAATCGTGATGACCTTGGGATTTCATTGGTCCACGGGAGTGTCGTTGCCGGATATGGTGGGAATTCTGAGTGGTGCGGTGACAAATACGCCTGCTTTGGGTGCGGCTCAACAGACGTTGAAACAATTGAATGATCCCGCTATTCAACAATCAGATCTGGCATTGGGGTGTGCCGTGGCTTATCCGTTAGGGGTGGTGGGTGTGATTCTGGCTATTATTTTTGTACGTAAACTTTTCGCATCCAGTATATTTTTCAAGAAAAGTGATGAAGATAGCCACAAGAAGACGGTGGTTATGGGATTTCTCGTGAGCAATCCCGGTGTGTCCGGTAAAACCATCCAAGAGATCGCCCGGCAATCGTCGAAGAAGTTTGTGGTTTCCCGGTTGTGGCGGGATGAGAAGGTGATTATCCCGGCGTCCGATACCGTGGTGAGAGAGGGGGATTGTTTGTTGATGATCACGACGGAAGGGGACGTGGAGGCGCTGACGATGTTGATCGGGAAGCGGGATACGAGGGATTGGAATAAGGAAGATATAGACTGGGATGCTATTGATAGTCAATTGGTGTCCCACCGGATCGTGATTACCCGACCGGAGATTAACGGGAAGCGGTTAGGAGCGTTGCGGTTGAGAAATCAATACGGGATAAATATAACCCGCATTTACCGGGCGGGTATCGTGTTGTTGCCCACGCCGGATTTGACCTTGCAGTTGGGTGATCGGTTGACGGTGGTCGGGGAGGAATCGGCCATCGCAAAGGTGGAGAACGTGGTGGGGAATGCCGTGAAGGATTTGGATGAGCCGAATCTGGTGGCCGTTTTTATCGGGATGGTATTGGGGTTGTTGCTGGGATCAATTCCTTTGACGATTCCGGGTATCAGTTTTCCGGTAAAGTTGGGATTGGCCGGGGGACCAATTGTAATGGGGATTCTCGTGGGGGCTTTCGGTCCCCGAATTCACATGGTAACTTACACGACAATAAGTGCCAATCTGATGTTGCGGGCGCTGGGACTTTCCATGTATTTGGCCTGTTTGGGATTGGATGCGGGAACTCATTTCTTCGAGACCGTGTTCCGTCCGGAAGGGGCGTTGTGGGTCGGATTGGGATTTGCGATTACGGTGATTCCGGTGATTCTTGTTGCGGCCGTGTCTATTAAATGGATGAAAATTGATTTCGGTTCGGTGGCCGGGATGTTGTGCGGGAGTATGTCGAACCCGATGGCGTTGAATTACGTGAATAGCACGGTGGATAGTGATACGCCTTCGGTGGCTTACGCGACGGTTTACCCGCTGACGATGTTCGTGAGAGTTATTATGGCACAGGTAATTTTAATGCTATTTTTGTAA
- a CDS encoding heavy metal translocating P-type ATPase, producing MSGKEIHTKETFQVLGMSCAVCALNVETTLGAQEGVYEAKVNFAGSTVLVDYDPQVITPVELQKAVESAGYELVVENTEDTDQADRLQREEFLALKRKTIGAIVLAIPVFVIGMFFMHMPYGNWIMLAFTIPVMAFFGRDFFVHAYMQLKHGRANMDTLVAVSTGVAFLFSLFNTIWPEYWTSRGLEAHVYYEAAAVIIALILLGRLLEAKAKFSTSTAIKKLMGLQPKTVTKILADGSEEEVPIREVAVGDVLVVKPGEKIPVDGEVTEGSSFVDESMITGESIPVEKVKGQPVYAGTINEKGSFRFRADKVGGETVLANIIRMVQEAQGSKAPVQKLVDRIAGIFVPVVMGIAVITFIVWMLIGGDLAFTHALLTSITVLVIACPCALGLATPTAIMVGIGKGAEHNILIKDAESLELMYRVNAIVLDKTGTITEGKPVVTDIHWTPGSEDERYPSILLEIERRSEHPLADAVVQKFKEKVVNEISVSDFENQTGKGVTAKVGDKVYLVGNRALLEVSHVILDDDNEKLAVRWEGDGKTVVFFAGEGRVLALVAIADKIKESSRQAVTTLHEKGIDVYMLTGDNALTARAVADQVGIRHFKAEVMPGEKANFVEALQHEGKVVAMVGDGINDSQALAQADVSIAMGKGSDIAMDVAKVTLITSDLNVIPRAIALSHQTVRAIRQNLFWAFIYNIIGIPLAAGVLYGINGFLLNPMIAAAAMAFSSVSVVTNSLRIKWKKL from the coding sequence ATGTCAGGAAAAGAAATTCATACGAAAGAGACTTTCCAAGTTTTGGGCATGAGTTGTGCTGTCTGCGCTTTGAATGTGGAAACAACACTCGGTGCTCAAGAGGGAGTCTACGAGGCAAAGGTAAATTTTGCCGGTTCAACCGTTTTAGTGGATTATGATCCGCAGGTGATTACACCCGTGGAACTTCAAAAGGCCGTGGAGTCTGCCGGTTACGAACTGGTGGTGGAAAACACGGAGGATACGGATCAAGCGGATCGTTTGCAGCGTGAAGAGTTTCTCGCGTTAAAACGAAAGACGATCGGGGCTATTGTTTTGGCGATACCCGTGTTCGTGATTGGTATGTTTTTTATGCATATGCCCTATGGTAATTGGATTATGCTGGCTTTTACCATTCCGGTGATGGCATTTTTCGGACGGGACTTTTTTGTCCATGCCTATATGCAGTTGAAACACGGACGTGCGAATATGGACACGTTGGTGGCCGTCAGTACGGGAGTGGCATTTTTGTTCAGTCTGTTCAACACGATTTGGCCGGAATATTGGACGAGTCGGGGATTGGAGGCTCACGTGTACTACGAGGCCGCTGCGGTGATTATTGCTCTGATTTTGTTGGGGCGTTTGCTGGAGGCAAAGGCCAAGTTCAGTACTTCGACCGCGATAAAGAAATTGATGGGGTTACAACCCAAAACGGTGACTAAAATTCTTGCCGACGGCAGCGAAGAGGAGGTGCCTATCCGTGAGGTGGCGGTAGGGGATGTTCTGGTCGTGAAACCGGGGGAAAAGATTCCGGTGGATGGGGAAGTGACGGAAGGGTCTTCTTTTGTCGACGAGAGTATGATTACCGGGGAGTCGATACCCGTGGAGAAGGTGAAAGGACAACCCGTGTATGCCGGGACAATAAATGAGAAGGGAAGTTTCCGTTTCCGTGCCGATAAGGTTGGGGGAGAAACCGTTTTGGCCAATATTATTCGGATGGTGCAGGAGGCACAGGGAAGTAAAGCTCCCGTGCAGAAACTGGTGGACCGTATTGCCGGAATTTTTGTTCCGGTAGTGATGGGGATCGCGGTAATCACGTTTATCGTGTGGATGCTGATAGGTGGAGACCTTGCTTTCACTCATGCATTGCTGACGTCCATCACGGTGTTGGTTATTGCCTGCCCGTGTGCGTTGGGATTGGCGACGCCGACAGCGATCATGGTCGGGATCGGTAAAGGGGCGGAACATAATATACTGATCAAGGATGCCGAGAGCTTGGAGCTGATGTACCGGGTGAACGCGATCGTGCTGGATAAGACGGGGACGATCACGGAGGGAAAACCTGTCGTGACGGATATTCACTGGACTCCGGGGTCGGAAGACGAGCGTTATCCATCCATCCTCTTGGAGATCGAACGGCGTTCGGAACATCCGCTGGCAGATGCCGTGGTGCAGAAGTTTAAAGAGAAGGTTGTGAATGAAATATCGGTTTCGGATTTCGAGAATCAGACCGGTAAAGGGGTGACGGCAAAAGTCGGGGATAAGGTATACCTTGTCGGGAACCGGGCTTTGCTGGAAGTGAGTCATGTTATTTTAGATGATGATAACGAGAAGCTTGCTGTCCGGTGGGAAGGCGACGGCAAAACGGTTGTCTTTTTTGCCGGAGAGGGTCGGGTGTTGGCATTGGTTGCCATTGCCGATAAGATCAAGGAGAGTTCTCGTCAGGCGGTTACGACGCTGCATGAAAAAGGAATTGATGTCTATATGCTGACCGGGGATAATGCCTTGACGGCTCGTGCCGTGGCAGATCAGGTAGGCATTCGTCATTTTAAGGCTGAAGTGATGCCGGGTGAGAAGGCTAATTTCGTGGAGGCCTTGCAGCACGAAGGGAAAGTGGTGGCCATGGTGGGTGACGGAATCAACGATTCGCAGGCGTTGGCACAGGCTGACGTGAGTATTGCCATGGGAAAAGGGTCGGATATTGCCATGGACGTGGCAAAGGTGACTTTGATTACTTCCGATCTGAACGTGATTCCCCGTGCTATCGCGCTTTCGCATCAGACGGTGCGGGCGATTCGACAAAATTTGTTCTGGGCGTTTATTTATAATATAATTGGTATTCCTTTAGCGGCAGGGGTGTTGTACGGGATCAACGGTTTTTTACTCAACCCGATGATTGCGGCTGCCGCGATGGCTTTCAGTTCGGTGTCCGTGGTGACTAATAGTTTGAGAATTAAATGGAAAAAATTGTAG
- a CDS encoding heavy-metal-associated domain-containing protein: MEKKFRFKTTLKCSGCVSKVTPFLNSLRDVTEWSVDLQHPDKVLTVMLKTGDTHSVKKAFENAGYKVEEFR; encoded by the coding sequence ATGGAAAAAAAGTTCAGATTTAAGACAACGTTGAAATGCAGTGGCTGCGTATCGAAAGTCACTCCGTTTTTGAATAGTTTGAGAGACGTGACGGAATGGAGCGTGGATTTGCAACATCCGGACAAGGTGCTGACGGTTATGTTGAAGACCGGAGATACGCACTCGGTGAAGAAGGCGTTCGAGAACGCGGGGTATAAAGTTGAAGAGTTCAGATAA